From the genome of Candidatus Saccharimonadales bacterium, one region includes:
- a CDS encoding AAA family ATPase codes for MQRLVIIRGNSGSGKSTVAKRLQKEMGYQTMLIPQDIVRREMLRVRDKPGNPSIRLVYDLAMYGNKIGFDVIVEGIFVSQRYGETLKKLIGDFDGMSHVYYFDISIDETSKRHNSKPNAHEFGEKELREWWVEKDYLGVPGEKSIAASMTEDDIMTMFIDDMTIKPRLHKNWVS; via the coding sequence ATGCAGCGCTTAGTTATTATCAGAGGGAATTCAGGCAGCGGAAAGTCTACCGTTGCCAAGCGGCTTCAGAAGGAAATGGGGTATCAAACCATGCTCATCCCTCAAGATATTGTGAGGCGTGAAATGCTCAGGGTACGCGACAAACCGGGCAATCCCAGTATCCGGCTAGTATATGATCTTGCTATGTATGGCAATAAAATAGGGTTTGATGTTATTGTTGAGGGTATTTTTGTAAGTCAACGATACGGCGAGACGCTCAAAAAACTCATTGGTGATTTTGATGGCATGTCGCACGTCTATTATTTTGATATTTCCATCGACGAGACATCAAAGAGGCATAATTCGAAGCCGAACGCGCACGAATTCGGCGAAAAAGAACTGCGTGAATGGTGGGTGGAGAAAGATTATCTTGGGGTTCCTGGCGAGAAAAGTATAGCGGCCAGTATGACAGAAGACGACATTATGACTATGTTCATAGACGACATGACTATAAAACCCCGGCTTCACAAGAATTGGGTAAGCTAA
- a CDS encoding magnesium transporter CorA family protein, whose translation MISYLRSTNYRPVLKEKETLQPGSWVRCEKPNEDELKQLKTWGLDTEILVDTLDPHEIPRVELDSGWTYFITRLPGADDNFNDFTAPILFALGGEYLVTVSRDSLGRFWQPFIDKNNAPTTQQTKLFLIMIDAIAKQYQTRVASINRQMRAATSDVTNLHSKDIGAIVQYERKLNDYLDALIPTNTALENLLGGGLLRLYEDDKDLVEGLSIDVEQLIARCKSLLRTITNVRDSYRAVMDTRLNETIRLLTVITLSLTIPTMLAGLFGMNVAIPGGDYPYTFWIIVTISLVFGVGFGYYFLKKR comes from the coding sequence ATGATAAGCTACCTTCGTTCGACTAATTACCGGCCCGTCCTCAAAGAAAAAGAAACACTCCAGCCAGGTAGCTGGGTGCGGTGTGAAAAGCCGAACGAAGATGAATTGAAGCAGCTTAAAACCTGGGGTCTAGACACAGAAATTCTTGTTGACACTCTAGACCCGCATGAGATCCCACGTGTAGAGCTCGATTCTGGCTGGACATACTTTATAACGCGACTGCCGGGTGCGGATGATAATTTCAACGACTTCACAGCGCCGATTCTTTTTGCTCTTGGTGGCGAGTATTTAGTAACGGTCAGCCGCGACTCGCTTGGCCGTTTTTGGCAGCCTTTCATTGATAAAAACAACGCACCTACCACTCAGCAAACCAAGTTATTTTTGATCATGATCGACGCCATCGCTAAGCAGTACCAAACACGCGTGGCATCAATCAACCGGCAAATGCGCGCGGCTACAAGTGATGTCACAAATCTTCACTCAAAGGATATTGGCGCGATCGTTCAGTACGAACGAAAGTTAAACGATTATCTGGATGCCCTTATTCCTACAAATACGGCGCTTGAGAATCTTCTTGGTGGGGGGTTGCTTCGTTTGTATGAGGACGACAAAGATTTGGTAGAAGGACTTTCGATCGATGTTGAGCAATTAATTGCGCGATGCAAAAGCCTACTCCGTACCATTACAAATGTGCGTGACTCATACCGTGCTGTCATGGACACTCGCCTTAACGAAACAATTCGCCTTCTTACGGTTATTACGCTATCGCTCACTATTCCAACGATGCTCGCGGGACTCTTTGGCATGAACGTCGCCATTCCGGGAGGTGATTACCCTTACACCTTTTGGATTATTGTTACTATTAGTCTTGTATTTGGAGTAGGTTTTGGATACTACTTCCTTAAAAAGCGTTAG
- a CDS encoding YdeI/OmpD-associated family protein, giving the protein MTKIASDVPVIRFKATLQTIGRWTILRLPEKASEQLPSRGQVMVRGAIKGHELAQVLEPDGRWGHWFKVSKNLQKTLGVESGDTVKLEISPSKDWPEPKIPTDFSKALASAPTKVQKLWHDITPMARWEWIRWVNATSVMETRARRVEVSMSKMQSGERRPCCFNLAACTDPDLAKSGRLKDPLI; this is encoded by the coding sequence ATGACAAAAATCGCCTCCGATGTTCCGGTAATTAGGTTTAAAGCCACGTTGCAAACGATCGGCAGGTGGACCATTCTGCGATTGCCCGAGAAGGCGAGCGAGCAGCTTCCGTCGCGCGGGCAAGTTATGGTACGGGGGGCAATCAAAGGACACGAATTAGCGCAAGTTCTGGAACCGGATGGACGATGGGGCCACTGGTTTAAAGTGAGTAAAAATTTGCAAAAAACTCTCGGTGTTGAATCTGGTGATACGGTAAAGCTCGAAATTTCTCCAAGTAAAGATTGGCCAGAGCCAAAGATACCAACTGATTTCTCGAAAGCTTTAGCTAGCGCTCCTACCAAGGTCCAAAAACTTTGGCATGACATTACGCCAATGGCTCGATGGGAATGGATTCGATGGGTAAACGCCACAAGCGTTATGGAAACACGGGCACGACGAGTCGAGGTGTCTATGTCAAAGATGCAATCTGGTGAACGTCGGCCATGCTGCTTTAACTTGGCGGCATGTACCGACCCTGACTTGGCAAAAAGCGGCAGACTCAAAGATCCCCTAATATAA
- a CDS encoding VOC family protein, whose protein sequence is MQQKITANLWFDGNAKEAVDFYLSVFPDSKIISTENYPNSEEEGLADFQKDLAGQPLAIDFELNGIRFTAINAGPEFKFNESVSFAITCKDQEEIDYYWEKLSSVPEAEQCGWCKDKFGLSWQVVPENIGELMKRPNAFANMMQMKKLVIEDF, encoded by the coding sequence ATGCAGCAAAAAATTACAGCAAACTTATGGTTTGATGGAAACGCTAAAGAGGCCGTGGATTTTTATCTTTCGGTATTTCCTGACAGCAAAATTATTTCAACAGAAAATTACCCAAATAGCGAAGAAGAGGGGTTGGCTGATTTCCAAAAAGATTTAGCCGGTCAGCCACTCGCGATTGATTTTGAATTAAATGGCATACGATTCACGGCTATCAATGCGGGTCCAGAGTTTAAATTTAATGAATCCGTCTCGTTTGCAATCACCTGTAAAGACCAAGAGGAAATCGACTACTATTGGGAAAAACTTTCCAGTGTTCCAGAAGCGGAACAATGCGGCTGGTGTAAGGATAAGTTTGGTCTCAGCTGGCAAGTCGTACCAGAAAATATAGGTGAGCTCATGAAGCGGCCAAATGCGTTTGCTAACATGATGCAAATGAAAAAGCTCGTTATCGAAGATTTTTAG
- a CDS encoding FAD-dependent oxidoreductase produces the protein MLLTLVEKFPLVDNIWIFRFKPEEPFVWIAGQYIRVELPHENPDEEGTKRWFTNSAAPYEGVMQISTRITGSTFKQALSQLELGHTLQLIESPEGDFVWQDSDLTKIFVAAGIGVTPYHSILKQRAHDGLPLNATLIYGLRTEDVPFKEEFDQWMAQDPNLKIKYVIGEPLTVSKLTELEPNLNESLVYVSGPEQMVEKLGEELKANGLPEAHFKHDGFPHYDEQSY, from the coding sequence ATGTTGCTGACGCTTGTTGAAAAGTTCCCCCTCGTTGACAATATCTGGATTTTTCGTTTCAAACCCGAAGAGCCATTTGTGTGGATAGCGGGGCAATATATACGCGTAGAACTTCCGCACGAGAATCCTGATGAAGAAGGAACAAAGCGATGGTTTACAAATTCCGCTGCGCCATACGAGGGTGTTATGCAAATTTCTACTCGCATCACGGGAAGTACGTTCAAGCAAGCATTGTCCCAGTTGGAATTAGGACACACACTTCAATTAATTGAGAGCCCCGAGGGTGATTTCGTTTGGCAAGATTCAGACCTTACTAAAATTTTCGTTGCTGCCGGTATCGGTGTTACGCCGTATCACAGTATTTTAAAACAGCGTGCTCACGATGGACTACCGCTAAATGCTACCCTTATCTACGGCCTACGTACTGAAGATGTGCCTTTTAAAGAAGAGTTTGATCAATGGATGGCGCAAGATCCGAATTTGAAAATAAAGTATGTGATAGGCGAGCCACTTACCGTTAGCAAACTCACAGAGCTAGAGCCGAACTTGAACGAGTCACTCGTGTATGTCTCCGGGCCCGAGCAAATGGTGGAAAAATTAGGTGAAGAACTAAAAGCGAACGGTCTACCGGAGGCTCATTTTAAGCATGATGGCTTCCCGCACTATGATGAGCAGAGCTACTAA
- a CDS encoding NUDIX hydrolase, producing the protein MKQVAKLIIIDQNDNYLLMKRSDHPTFPNDPDLPGGTLEEGEEPLETMLREVTEEAGVTVNPQEVKHVYTGANYSHHGTVYHLYTTRVNERPEIIISWEHDSYDWMSKEEFLARVGGAADTYMQMVHDIIGQKS; encoded by the coding sequence ATGAAACAAGTCGCCAAACTGATCATCATCGACCAAAATGACAACTATCTTCTTATGAAGCGAAGTGACCACCCTACGTTTCCTAATGACCCGGATCTTCCCGGTGGAACGCTTGAGGAAGGAGAAGAACCGCTGGAGACAATGCTCCGCGAAGTGACTGAAGAGGCAGGGGTTACGGTGAATCCGCAAGAAGTGAAACACGTATACACCGGTGCAAATTATTCTCATCATGGTACGGTATATCATCTTTACACCACCCGCGTAAACGAGCGGCCGGAAATTATTATCAGCTGGGAGCATGATTCTTACGATTGGATGTCAAAAGAAGAGTTTTTGGCTCGTGTAGGCGGGGCCGCCGACACCTACATGCAAATGGTCCACGACATCATAGGCCAGAAGTCGTAA